A single genomic interval of Saccharothrix saharensis harbors:
- a CDS encoding lipase family protein: protein MQCALSLSHLPGGAGLRKIFSLSAVGVVLAAAVTALGPSAAANDSFYVPPSPLPAGAPGDLIRYRASQAGALGSTVRAWQVMYRSTDALGQPNAVTGTVLVPGSVDPGTAPVVAFAVGTHGPAFRCAPSEMVRIGALYEQPAVNDLLRAGYAVAITDYEGYRPDPRTTYVTGRSEGHAVIDVVRAAQRLPEARLSRDAKVVFRGYSQGGGAAMWAGQSQPRYAPELNLVGVVGGGVPADLVQVALPLDGRKGFGLLAYSLIGLDNAYPELDLEDYLNDAGRAEFARMRREACTLELLVDYRGRRLADYTTSSPVLTPPWLARVAENKLGGTAIRVPVHAYHATGDDLVDFAQAKALRDAYCGLGVRVDWRTYATDHITAVHTGSAAAQAFTADRIAGRPATSNC, encoded by the coding sequence ATGCAGTGTGCATTGTCCTTGTCACATTTACCGGGAGGTGCTGGTTTGCGAAAAATCTTCTCGTTATCGGCGGTCGGGGTGGTGCTGGCCGCCGCCGTCACGGCGCTCGGGCCCTCGGCGGCGGCCAACGACTCGTTCTACGTGCCGCCCAGCCCGCTGCCCGCCGGCGCGCCCGGCGACCTCATCCGCTACCGGGCGTCGCAGGCGGGCGCGCTGGGCTCGACCGTGCGGGCGTGGCAGGTCATGTACCGGTCGACCGACGCGCTGGGGCAGCCCAACGCGGTGACCGGCACGGTGCTCGTGCCGGGCTCGGTCGACCCGGGCACCGCGCCGGTGGTCGCGTTCGCCGTGGGCACGCACGGTCCGGCGTTCCGGTGCGCGCCCTCGGAGATGGTGCGCATCGGCGCCCTGTACGAGCAGCCCGCGGTCAACGACCTGCTGCGGGCCGGCTACGCCGTGGCCATCACCGACTACGAGGGCTACCGGCCCGATCCGCGGACCACGTACGTCACCGGCCGGTCCGAGGGGCACGCGGTGATCGACGTGGTCCGCGCCGCGCAACGGCTGCCGGAGGCACGGCTGTCGCGTGACGCGAAGGTCGTGTTCCGCGGCTACTCGCAGGGCGGTGGCGCGGCGATGTGGGCGGGCCAGTCGCAGCCGCGGTACGCGCCGGAGCTGAACCTCGTGGGCGTGGTCGGCGGCGGTGTGCCCGCGGACCTGGTGCAGGTCGCCCTGCCGCTGGACGGCCGCAAGGGCTTCGGCCTGCTCGCGTACTCGCTGATCGGGCTGGACAACGCCTACCCCGAGCTGGACCTGGAGGACTACCTCAACGACGCGGGCCGGGCCGAGTTCGCCCGCATGCGGCGCGAGGCGTGCACGCTGGAGCTCCTGGTCGACTACCGGGGCCGCCGGCTGGCCGACTACACGACGTCCAGCCCGGTGCTCACGCCGCCGTGGCTCGCCCGGGTGGCGGAGAACAAGCTCGGCGGCACGGCGATCCGCGTGCCGGTGCACGCCTACCACGCCACCGGGGACGACCTGGTGGACTTCGCACAGGCCAAGGCGTTGCGCGACGCGTACTGCGGGCTGGGCGTGCGGGTCGACTGGCGCACCTACGCCACCGACCACATCACCGCCGTGCACACGGGCAGCGCGGCGGCGCAGGCGTTCACGGCGGACCGGATCGCGGGCCGTCCGGCGACGTCGAACTGCTGA